From the Mustelus asterias chromosome 22, sMusAst1.hap1.1, whole genome shotgun sequence genome, one window contains:
- the rnf223 gene encoding RING finger protein 223, which translates to MSLSTEVWHSEVSSVVESPDGNSEGGLECTICFSTYDNIFKTPKLLECQHSFCLECLARLVATIPVDQTPGITCPLCRNQTPLPADGTPALRTSQELLSKLPPQLQLEEEVWMEGKKLCCKNSKELGNSDTCICIDIGENKQVNSSPPAVATDNRLLNCFGLFSDWKRLALFILLLVIFLSIVLWPLRCAIATQNLNCKGSPLPTSAPVTTPTTKMILNR; encoded by the coding sequence ATGTCTCTTTCGACTGAAGTGTGGCACAGTGAAGTCTCTTCTGTTGTAGAAAGCCCTGATGGGAACTCTGAGGGGGGTCTGGAATGTACCATCTGCTTCAGCACCTATGACAACATCTTCAAGACTCCCAAGTTGCTTGAATGCCAGCACTCCTTCTGCTTGGAGTGTCTGGCCAGACTCGTGGCCACCATACCTGTGGACCAGACCCCTGGTATCACCTGCCCCCTTTGCAGGAACCAGACACCATTGCCTGCTGACGGTACCCCTGCCTTAAGAACCAGCCAGGAGCTGCTGTCCAAACTGCCCCCTCAGCTGCAGCTGGAAGAAGAGGTGTGGATGGAAGGCAAGAAACTCTGCTGCAAGAACTCCAAGGAGCTTGGTAACTCTGATACTTGTATTTGTATTGACATTGGTGAAAACAAGCAAGTGAATTCATCTCCACCTGCAGTAGCGACAGACAACAGACTCTTAAATTGTTTTGGCTTGTTTAGTGATTGGAAGAGACTGGCTCTATTTATACTGTTACTGGTCATTTTCCTCAGCATTGTTTTATGGCCTCTCCGGTGTGCGATTGCCACACAGAATCTGAACTGTAAGGGCAGTCCTCTGCCAACATCTGCTCCAGTCACCACTCCTACAACCAAGATGATCTTGAACAGATAG